TATCGCGAGTAATATTAATTTATCTTAAAAATTATGAAAATTGAAAAATCAAAAGTCCTAATCACAGGCGGCAGCCTCGGCATAGGAAAAGAAACAGCAAAATTATTAGTAGATATCGGTGCAAAAGTGATTATTACCGGCAGAGATGAAGCCCGTCTTCAGGAAGCTGCACAATACACCGGGGCAGAGCCTTTTTTGTTCGACATTTCGGATTATAAAAGTATTCAATCAAACTCAGAAAAAATAATTGAAAAACTTGGAGGAATAGATGTACTTATAAACAACGCCGGTATAGGTGAATTTAAAAGACTGGAAAAAATTGAAATAGAAGATCTTGAAAAAGTTTTTGCGACAAATGTATTCGGGCTTACCTTGCTAACAAAAGAAATGTCGAAAATTTTCATGAAGCAAAATTCAGGCAACATAATTAACATTGCTTCAACTGCTGCATCTAAAGGTTTTGAAGGCGGCACCATTTATGTCGGTTCAAAATTTGCATTAAGAGGAATGACTCAATGCTGGCAGGCAGAGCTAAGAAAATTTAATGTACGAGTATGCCTGATAAATCCAAGCGAAGTTACAACTGCCTTCAATAACGATTCAAGAATTGAAAGAAAAGAAGACAGAAAAAAATTATCTTCAATGGAAATTGCTTATACTATAAAATCTGTTCTTGAAATGGAAAATAAAGGATTCATTCCTGAAGTAACTGTATGGGCTACGAATCCGTTTTAACTAATTTTATATCGGGCAGAATTTTATTATTTGAAAATCTGCCTGAATTCCCTTCCGGCTATATCCCCTGCTTTTTGAATTTTTTTAATCAGCGCTGAAGTTTAAATTTTAATTGATACATTAAAAATCCACATCATCCATAGTTCTTTTTAATGGTAATCATTTTAATTATTCCAAAAATTAAAATATTACTGCCATGAAAAAAATCTATAGAATTCTGATCATTCCTGTAATTTTTTTCTCAGTCCTCACTTTATCCTGCACTAAAACAGAAGATAATCCTGTAATCCCGCCAACAACCGGAAGCAACGGAACAACCGGTACTTATACTTCTACTACTAACGGTAGTCTTGATTATGATGAGTTCTCATTAGTTGTAAGAAGCGGAGACGTACCTACTCTTACAGGCGGCGGAGCAGGCACGGTAATTTTTTCTTTAAATACATCAAGCACAATTGAAAGCGGATATCCTTCAATACCGGCAGGATATACTGTAATTGGGAAATATCTGAAAGCAGGTCCGGAATCATTTACGTTTAATTCCCCTATACGAATTTACTTCCCGGCTGCTAGTCAATCTACTCCACAAAATCTAACTGTCTTCTATTATTCACCTTCATTGCAAACATGGAAAATTATTCCCACTTCTGCATTGGATACAGTTAAAAAAAGGATCGGCATAGATGTTCTCACACTTGGATATTTTGTATTAACAAAAAGTTCAGGTGGTGACAGAGCAATTGTAGGACCCGGAGGATGTTTTTATGACCATTTGGAAGTTTGGACTAATTATTACTTGACTGTAAGAAGCATCGTACCTCAAGATCCTGCCGTGCTGAGCATGTATGCTGATGGATTTGTTGGAAGGACGTTTTCGGGACCAATATTTTTAGGATGCCCTATAGGAACAACAAAGGCTATTGTTCCATTAGGCACAATAGAATTCTGGCTGTCATATTCTAATTGCCAGGGTCCGAATTTTAGTGTTTATACGTACACTGCGCCTGTATCAGTTACTGTTACAAATCCGTTGATATTCAACGGGTGGTCAACTTATGATGCTGTAGTATATGTTCCGATTGGAATACCAAGCGGAGGTACCTGGGTACAAGGAAGACCTACGGGTACAGGCGGATGGGCTCCGCCAACGGTACCGTATGGCTCAGGTGTATTCCAAGCTACTTTAACATGGACAAATTCAACATCTGCAACAGCAGATATGGATTTGCATTTGTACGGTCCAAATAATCTGCATATTTATTATGGCAACAGAAGTAATTCTGATTTTTCATTGGATAGAGACTGGCAGTCAACACAGGGCAATGCAACTGAAAATATTTACAGTCTGAGAAATGTAATGCCTAGCGGCGATTATACGGTGAAGGTAAAAAATTACGCAGGCGCAACAATGTCGTTTAATACAAGAGTAATTTTAAACGGAGCGGTCTCGAATTTTTCAGGCTCTCTTGCAAATAACGTGGAGACTACGGTGAAAACTTTTACAATTCCGTAAAATAAATTGAAAATAATTTTTAAATTATTTTAAAGATGAAATAGTTTTTTAAGAAGAATTAAATAATTTTACATAATAGTTTAACTAAAAAATAAAACCTGAGAGTCCGTGTTTAAAAAAACAAGAACAATCAGGTTTTTCAGTTTTATCTTAGCC
This is a stretch of genomic DNA from Bacteroidota bacterium. It encodes these proteins:
- a CDS encoding SDR family oxidoreductase, which codes for MKIEKSKVLITGGSLGIGKETAKLLVDIGAKVIITGRDEARLQEAAQYTGAEPFLFDISDYKSIQSNSEKIIEKLGGIDVLINNAGIGEFKRLEKIEIEDLEKVFATNVFGLTLLTKEMSKIFMKQNSGNIINIASTAASKGFEGGTIYVGSKFALRGMTQCWQAELRKFNVRVCLINPSEVTTAFNNDSRIERKEDRKKLSSMEIAYTIKSVLEMENKGFIPEVTVWATNPF